The proteins below come from a single Myripristis murdjan chromosome 10, fMyrMur1.1, whole genome shotgun sequence genomic window:
- the LOC115366192 gene encoding SLC35A4 upstream open reading frame protein-like isoform X1 has protein sequence MSKLRRDCLRNVWGASVVSNYSQPVYYEAADPLKQLKDLTQLKSQLEEIQRRVENEVAAGIPQGGSVLGSPFLKGFLAGYVVAKLRSSAIMGVLLGTITGIYVAQNYQVPNIERTVKEYMNNLKKGPK, from the exons ATGAGCAAACTGAGGAGAGACTGCTTGAGAAACGTGTGGGGCGCTTCTGTGGTCAGCAACTACTCACAACCGGTTTACTATGAAGCAGCG GATCCTCTGAAACAGCTGAAAGACCTGACCCAGCTCAAGAGTCAACTGGAGGAGATCCAGAGGAGGGTGGAGAACGAAGTGGCTGCAGGAATTCCTCAG gGAGGCTCCGTGCTGGGATCTCCGTTCCTGAAGGGCTTTCTGGCTGGCTATGTGGTGGCCAAGCTGCGCTCCTCGGCCATAATGGGAGTGCTGCTGGGGACAATCACTGGCATTTACGTAGCACAGAACTACCAAGTGCCCAACATTGAAAGGACTGTGAAAGAGTATATGAACAACTTGAAAAAAGGACCAAAGTAA
- the LOC115366192 gene encoding SLC35A4 upstream open reading frame protein-like isoform X2, producing MADDKDPLKQLKDLTQLKSQLEEIQRRVENEVAAGIPQGGSVLGSPFLKGFLAGYVVAKLRSSAIMGVLLGTITGIYVAQNYQVPNIERTVKEYMNNLKKGPK from the exons ATGGCGGATGACAAG GATCCTCTGAAACAGCTGAAAGACCTGACCCAGCTCAAGAGTCAACTGGAGGAGATCCAGAGGAGGGTGGAGAACGAAGTGGCTGCAGGAATTCCTCAG gGAGGCTCCGTGCTGGGATCTCCGTTCCTGAAGGGCTTTCTGGCTGGCTATGTGGTGGCCAAGCTGCGCTCCTCGGCCATAATGGGAGTGCTGCTGGGGACAATCACTGGCATTTACGTAGCACAGAACTACCAAGTGCCCAACATTGAAAGGACTGTGAAAGAGTATATGAACAACTTGAAAAAAGGACCAAAGTAA
- the LOC115366191 gene encoding probable UDP-sugar transporter protein SLC35A4 → MIVIQNVGPRSPARRRRQWVKRLQWGVLLVLMVLIYGSHAPLIALTKVDGQVPFSPSSCVVMIELAKLLISLATLLLTGETSALRAPPSLGLVAPYAVPAVLYALNNNLVVLMQAYMDPSSYQVLSNLKIASTALLYSSCLGKRLRRAQWLALGLLMAAGVCHSYSSMGPADVERAEAEPSLKLHVTAWGLFLVLVYCFVSGLAAVYTERVLKSQQLPLSLQNLYLYMFGVAVNGVTSLSSVANEKGFLEGYSAAVWVIVAGQAVNGLLMSVVLKHGSGITRLFVISCSMLVNAVLSRAVLGLQLTPLFLLPVSMIGLAAYLYYK, encoded by the coding sequence ATGATTGTGATCCAGAACGTGGGACCCAGATCCCCAGCCAGGCGCAGGAGGCAGTGGGTGAAGAGGCTTCAGTGGGGTGTCCTTCTGGTGCTGATGGTCCTCATCTATGGCTCACATGCGCCACTCATCGCCCTCACCAAGGTAGACGGCCAAGTCCCTTTCAGCCCCTCTTCTTGTGTTGTCATGATTGAGTTAGCCAAACTCCTGATCTCCCTGGCGACCCTCCTCCTGACTGGTGAAACGTCTGCCTTGCGTGCTCCTCCATCCCTGGGCCTTGTGGCCCCCTACGCAGTCCCTGCCGTCCTCTACGCCCTCAACAACAACCTAGTTGTTCTCATGCAGGCCTATATGGACCCTAGCTCCTACCAAGTCCTCAGCAACCTGAAAATCGCCTCCACCGCCTTGCTCTACTCCTCCTGTTTGGGCAAAAGGCTTCGACGGGCTCAGTGGTTAGCCCTGGGGCTCCTCATGGCGGCCGGAGTGTGCCACAGTTACAGCAGCATGGGTCCAGCGGACGTTGAGAGGGCTGAAGCTGAGCCAAGTTTGAAGCTTCATGTCACAGCCTGGGGACTTTTCCTGGTGCTGGTGTACTGCTTTGTTTCAGGTCTTGCAGCTGTTTACACAGAGAGGGTGCTGAAGAGCCAACAGCTTCCACTCAGCCTGCAGAATCTGTATCTGTACATGTTTGGAGTTGCCGTCAACGGGGTCACGTCTCTCTCCAGTGTTGCAAACGAAAAGGGCTTCCTGGAGGGGTACTCGGCAGCTGTGTGGGTCATCGTAGCAGGGCAGGCAGTGAATGGCCTCCTgatgtctgtggtgctgaagcACGGCAGCGGGATCACCAGACTGTTTGTCATCTCGTGCTCCATGTTGGTCAACGCCGTGCTGTCCCGGGCCGTCTTAGGGCTGCAGCTcacccctctcttcctcctgcctgTTTCTATGATTGGTCTGGCAGCTTACTTATATTACAAGTAG